The genomic segment aaaaaaaaaatacagaaAGGATTTCAAATACTATATGTACTTCTCTTTTGTAGTGTAATGTGtggtttattttattatgtgtatGAAAATGTATGGCTTCAAAGAGATAATGAAATGAatgaaattttaaaaaattccgAACATTTAACTATTGGATTTAAAGTTGAAAATGCACATGATAGAATTTTGAAAACTATAAAAAcacataaattaaaaaattacattaAAGAATCTGTCAATTTTCTTAATTCAGGACTTACtaaaacaaattatttaGGTAGTTCAAATGATAATATCGAATTAGTAGATTTCcaaaatataatgttttatGGTGATGCAGAAGTTGGAGATAACCAACAACCATTTACATTTATTCTTGATACAGGATCTGCTAATTTATGGGTCCCAAGTGTTAAATGTACAACTGCAGGATGTTTAACTAAACATCTATATGATTCATCTAAATCAAGAACATATGAAAAAGATGGAACCAAAGTAGAAATGAATTATGTGTCAGGAACTGTTAGTGGATTTTTCAGTAAAGATTTAGTAACTGTTGGTAATTTATCTCTtccatataaatttattgaaGTAATAGATACTAATGGATTCGAACCAACTTATACTGCTTCAACATTTGATGGTATCCTTGGTTTAGGATGGAAAGATTTATCAATAGGTTCAGTAGATCCAATTGTTGTTGAATTAAAAAACCAAAACAAAATTGAAAATGCTCTTTTCACCTTTTACTTACCTGTACATGATAAACATACAGGATTCTTAACCATTGGTGGTATTGAAGAAAGATTTTATGAAGGACCACTAACTTACGAAAAATTAAACCACGATTTATATTGGCAAATAACTTTAGATGCACACGTTGGAAATATAATGTTAGAAAAAGCAAACTGTATTGTAGATAGTGGTACTAGTGCCATTACTGTACCAACTgactttttaaataaaatgttgCAGAATTTAGATGTTATCAAAGTCCCATTCTTACCTTTCTATGTAACTCTTTGTAACAACAGCAAATTACCAACTTTTGAATTTACCTCAGAAAATGGTAAATACACATTAGAACCTGAATACTACCTTCAACACATAGAAGATGTTGGTCCAGGATTATGTATGCTTAATATCATAGGATTAGATTTTCCAGTACCAACCTTTATTCTAGGTGACCCATTCatgagaaaatattttaccgTCTTTGATTATGATAATCAGAGTGTTGGTATTGCTCTTGctaaaaagaatttataaaaacGAAAATTTGGAAACCAAAGGaaaaacataattatataagtataattatatatattcacattttttatatatgaatataagaaAACATATTTTATCCATAATGAACCATTTCAtagaaatttaaataattaaaaaatattttttatttttttttatttttatttttatttttttattttattttttttttttttttatttttttttttacattctcCGTATTCttgtaaaagaatataatgataataaaaacatttttttattatgattttataattttttatatttaattttttttatttttttcatagcattaattaatatatatatatatatatattagttatATTTGTGAAATAACTTTTCTTTAATAACCTAACACAAGAGTGAgttcataaaattttatattttgccatatatatatatatatatatatatatatatatatatatatatatatatatacatatatatatttatgtatatatgtgtttttcCAATATTGGTTCacatttcttcttttttcacTCGAAAATATTTgacttattatattttatattatatatataaaaaaaaaaaaaaaattgttaaaGCCaataatgtattaaaaataaaaatagtatacatatatatatatatatatgtttatatatatatatatatatttttttttttttttttggatgtgtactattttattttttctattaataCAGTATTTTCTTCTAATGTGTTTTCGtttaaatacatttataaatttttttaatgaaatataatacaaacaCATGTTTACACATAAATTAACCtaaacataataatgattatttaaataatattgaaatTGCACGtctgatatatatatatatatatatatatatatatatatattttataaaataaagtatttccttatatatttgacgataatatttgttatattcatACAGAATATTGAATTTTCTTTAAGAATTTATGCTaagataaatataagtaTAGATTTTTCCatacaatataatttttgtttttaagaAAAACACACACTCctgttattttatatatttagaaataattcattttgcGAAACAATTCGAATTTGATActtaacatttatataaataccaTTTTACACAACacaaacataaaaaaaaaaaaaaaaatgaaacaaataaatgtatacGAAAAAAtgagatatattatttttgatacattcattattattttataattttagtTTATTTAAgattttttgtatatcagaaatattaaaaaaaattcaatatgatatatcatttaaaaaaaagaaaaagaaaattatataacggatccataaaaatattcttatacaaaaaaattattaatttatatatatatatttatttatttattctaattttttcttttttcatatgtaaataatttattttaattaatttattatttataatattgtttatattatattattttattttatttattatttttttttacctttttggcataatatttaatagaGGGTTTAAAAGAGAATAAATAAGCgctaaatatatttttaataatatttttatataaataaaaaagaattaaaaacgGGTCTgccaaaatatattatatgtataaatatatatatatagtattacatataataaaaatcatattatttttttttttacatattagTACCACTCATATacgatatatataaatggatATGACTTGATAAAAGGCCtacttaataaatatatagaagtaatatatatattaacatctCTTTTAAAAGTTACATgctaataacaaaaataatataatataataataatatatatatattatatatatataatataatattatatataataaagtttgttttactttttacccaacaaaaaatattttatacgtttaaaaatattcatttgttatatttatatgttatattaataaatattataataccaTAGTAATTTCTAAGaagattatttaaaattatttgttCCCTTGGTATAAATTATTCtactataaaataaaaatgtatatatataatgtattatatatatatatatataaaaatataatttatttttttttatatgtgttaCTTTtattgtatgtatgtataaattatattttatctacatatttatataatatatatataaatatattattataatatgtagcgtacattttttctttctttttatctattttgatattatatagtaaataaataaaaaaatatatattatatatatatatatatttatatatataatattatatattatttattaatttttcgaagttttcctttttatttaattcccccctaaaagaaaaaaaaaaaaaaaatcatacatatgtatataaattttatatataataaaatatatgcttaattgaattattatatgtattatgttatatcataattatattttatatatatatatatatatatatatttatttatttatatatttttgaaagccgtaaaaataaaagttaaaggctatatataatatatatatatatatatatatattttcaaaaaaaaagaaaacatttttgtata from the Plasmodium falciparum 3D7 genome assembly, chromosome: 14 genome contains:
- a CDS encoding plasmepsin II; this encodes MDITVREHDFKHGFIKSNSTFDGLNIDNSKNKKKIQKGFQILYVLLFCSVMCGLFYYVYENVWLQRDNEMNEILKNSEHLTIGFKVENAHDRILKTIKTHKLKNYIKESVNFLNSGLTKTNYLGSSNDNIELVDFQNIMFYGDAEVGDNQQPFTFILDTGSANLWVPSVKCTTAGCLTKHLYDSSKSRTYEKDGTKVEMNYVSGTVSGFFSKDLVTVGNLSLPYKFIEVIDTNGFEPTYTASTFDGILGLGWKDLSIGSVDPIVVELKNQNKIENALFTFYLPVHDKHTGFLTIGGIEERFYEGPLTYEKLNHDLYWQITLDAHVGNIMLEKANCIVDSGTSAITVPTDFLNKMLQNLDVIKVPFLPFYVTLCNNSKLPTFEFTSENGKYTLEPEYYLQHIEDVGPGLCMLNIIGLDFPVPTFILGDPFMRKYFTVFDYDNQSVGIALAKKNL